In Rutidosis leptorrhynchoides isolate AG116_Rl617_1_P2 chromosome 6, CSIRO_AGI_Rlap_v1, whole genome shotgun sequence, the DNA window CAGAGATCTCGGAAACAATATGATAACTTGTTTTCCTAATTATAATCATAAATTTTTAGTAGTATTCTTTGTATATGTATTGTAAAGACAATTAAACGTTTATAAGGGTCCAATTTTATATCTAGAACAGAGACGTATAAATCAATGAGACAGCCCTAAACACCTCATTATTCGAAAAACATTGACAATATAACATCAATCATTAAATACATTTAAAAAATGCTTACCACCGAGGTGTTTAGCAGCGTCTTTCAAGCTGCCAGCAAAATACTGTCTAAGCATCTCTAAAGTGATCGTTTTCTCCGTTTTTGAACCGCCACGTCGTCTCTCGGGTCGCTTAATACCATCGTTGAATGAATTGCCCAAATTACCCTCACCAGAACCAGAATCATTAACCTGTTTGTCAATCAAATCGACAGACTGTTCCGTAACAATTTCTTCAACTTTCAACACTTTTTCTACACTAGCCGAAACAGTCAAACCTTCTTCCAACAACTCTTTATCCGTTACAATCCTTAAATTTCGACCAACATTTTGTATGACAACCGATAACGAGTTGAGCAAACTCTTTTGCTTTTCTTGATCTTTACAATCAACCGGTAAAAAGAATTCCAAAACATAATCAATATTTCCCGTGTAAGTGTTTCTAAGTCGAATCGCAACAACCCCACACAAACCGAAAATCCGAGCATGATGCGATAATGGGTACTCGGTTTTCGTCTTCATTTTTACGTCGGGTAAGTAACATGGTTGGTTTGTTTTGAAAGCGGTTCCAACAGCACCTTGACCTTTTAACAAATGGTGCTCGGAACACGCTTCTTGAAATTCTTTAAAACGGGAATCATGCACGTAACAAGCATCATCCACAGTCGATATGCAGTCGATTAAGTTTGCGTCTGAATGCCGACATCCTCCTTTTCCTTGTTGAATACATGGGACCCACGTTTGAGCCAACGGTAAGCCATGAGTTTTGCAAGCAGATTTTAAAATCTCGAGAATTTCAGGAAGTGCGGCTTCATACAAACCATCGCTCACCTAACAATGTATTTATTCAATATCAATACCAATAAATAAAAGTTAGTAATAAAACTTGAATTAATTCGTTAGTTTAGTGTTGTAATCAACATTGTATTACCTTAAATTTCTGCGCGCTCGCCGATTCAGAACTCCTAAGGTCAACCGCCTGCCAAAAACAGAACACTTCAAGACATTTAATCATTTCTTAAATCTTAACAAGATTACGAATCATGCTTGAATTGTATAGGGGGCGTTTAAGATTTGCTTATTCAAGTGTTTATATGTTTATTGTATAATTGAACAGCAGAAAATCACTACCAAACACGGGATGTTTACTTTTTTTCTTTATTAAGTGCTATTTCTATTTGCCTCTATTTAGAAAGGGATGTATGATTCTATGTCTCCAAGAAACAGACCGATTTTCAGTTTAAGTGACAGATTAAGTGACAAAGGAACAACACTTTTACTTATTGAATTAAGAGCTGTACAAAAACAAATCATTAAGTGGAAAGTAAACCGGTATAGAATTATCTATCCGTTTAGTTCAGAAAGTTTTTTTCCGGGGGTTAAAAGATTAAGTTTAGATCAAAAACTTATATATCTAACAATAAGCAAATTGTTAATGTAAGCACTATCATAGAcctcattatatatatacataatgtaaCCCGTATATTGGTTATCATAATCCTGACAGTCCTCATTATACCGGTAACAAAACAATTGCAACAGTAGGTTAATGTATTTTTAATGTCAAAATAGAAGACAATTATACCTCGAGAGCTTTGCAAACGCCTTCAATTTCGGGAGTATAATTAGTCTTTTGAGTAGtcataacaacctcaataacaccAATACAACTTTGACTATCTTGATCAAAAATAGGGACTGCAACGCTCCCTCGAACATCAAACTGTTGAGCATGGCCCACTCTCGGGTACTCCTCAGTTTTAAAGAACCGAACATCAGGTGTCCATTCGGGTACCTTATCCATAAATACCCTTCCAGGTAATCCAACAATATGCTTAGAATCACCCTCGGCAGCAAAATGAAAACCCTTAGATatgtttctataattagaaagttgAGGGCAATCTGGTCCAAGTGAGAAAAGTTTATCACTTGTACTCAACACTTTCTTTCCTTCTCTATTTTCAGGTAGCCATATTTGAATAAGCATGTTCTTGTGTAGTGTCGAATGTTTTATATTCTCGATCGCATGAATCAATCTGTCTCTCACACTGATTTTCATACTGGGTGGGATCCACCATGTTTGGTTCGTCTCTGAATTTTCAAGAAAGTTTCCTGATTGATTCTGAAATCCAACTGATTTACTATAATCGGTTTTTGACCCGTCTTCAGTTTGACTTTGACTGACGGAAATATTATTGACATTTGACGATTTTGCCCTTTCTTCTTGAACGTCTTCGGGGAGATGAGGTATGTTGTTCAGCCCCAAAGTTGGCCATGGAAACAAAGGGTCGAAAATTGGAATGTTATTGTTGATGTTATTTATGAATTCGGACCCGTCTGATGCTTGTAACCAACATCCATCTAATAAGAGTTCATCCATGTAATCGAAATCCATCATCGATTCGGCCGGATTACCGAACATGTTGTTCGGAGAAAACCCAATATCATCCATTGAGAACTAATCTTGTACAAAATCCCACAAACTTCTAATAATAACAAATTCTCTGTTCTAACACAAGCAATATCTGGCAATATTGCAAAAAAGGAAAGAAAATTAACAGTAAGTAACTAAACCAACAAAAACAATTCAATGCTGCAGAACTTTTCACCATATTTAGCCATCTTATTAGGAGAAAGCACATTATTATATTCAAAAACTGAATAttaacttataaaatttatgaatataCATCTAAACTTTGGAACATTTCTGTAAATATCTTATAGAAGGTAGACCACACCTGCTAGCTTCTCATGGCTCCATCACTGGCTCTAATTTTGAACATGAAATCCCAGAAAAAATTATCCAAAAATCACAACTTTTTTGTTCATACCTCGATCTAGATCTGtcgaaaaagaaagaagaaataaaTTAACTCTACTAGAATCAAATAGATTAACATTCAAATTCAATGAAATTAACTTCAAAAAAGTCATATCCAAACATGTTAAACACAAAGCCATTAAAAAGCTCAAAACTTTTTGTTCTCAAATTCACACAAACTTTATCTAAATATATGTCAAGATTGGGGAAAAAGAAAGATCCACAAATTTACTCAGATGAATCAAATGAATGACAAACCAAATACAAAGTAATTTAACACCAAGAAATCCATATCCAAGCAAGTTATACAGCAATAGTACTCATATTCCCACAACTTTGATCTAAAAATAAGAACTCTATTGTTCAAATCTCAAGCAAAATctggatttttttattttttggaaGGGGGAAAGCACATCaatcaataataaaaataactatcTTGAATAACTAAGAAAACCCATTTTCAAAATACAATCTTGTTCCCAAATCCTACAACTAGTATCCAAAATCACTACCTTTTTTCATTTGCACATCCAATCTGTCAAATTGatggaaaagaaagaaaaaaagtatGAACACCCTACAAACTTTAATTAAACCATGTTTATTCATACCCAAAAAGTGGTAAAGATTGTATGTTTGGCAAATCAAAAGATTCTATCAACTGGAGTATTATGAATAGTAGTCAAAGTACACAAAAAGTTAGTTACAGAAACAAAAAAGGATCAATCAATGAACAGACCATAGTTCAACTGACCTATTTTTACTAGATTTTAAGATTCCAAATTAAAGGCAAGTCAGAAAACAAACAAATAAACTAACAAACAAATATAAATATTTCTTACAGATTTCCCAAGATTGTATCATATTCCAACTTGCAAACTCTACCACAAGtagaataaaatttttatttttaataaaaaaattgaaCAATTAGTAGAAGAACAAGAAATTTTAATGAGATTCAGATTCTTGAATATTCCAAGTAATGGGTTCACAACATTTTTATCTGGGTAAcagtaaaattacaaaaatacccattaaaggtttaaaaaaatGGGGGAATATATCAATTCAAGCAATCTTGTGTGGGGATGTTTCAGATACAGAAGCACATAGATCATAACTCCAAAAAGCTGTTTGATTTACAGTTTCTGGTCTAAATCAGACAGACCCACATAGAAATAATCTGAATACCTTGTTATAATCAACTTTTTTGGTTCATATTTCGACTAACTTTTTGAAAGAGAGGCTGTTCCTTTGTTGTTTTTTCAAGATTCTTGTTACAACCCCACCATAATACTCTCTAGGGAATCACGCAGGCTGGTCAACCTTTAATCCGGAGAGGGATATAGATACACGTATAGATATAGATACAGAGGTGGAGAGAGAAGATACTTTTATGGgtttaaataaacataaataaagaAAGATTCAATTTTTAAGATGTGAGATGACGAAAGAAATATTTATATCCAAAGATAAAAATGGGTGATGTAAGATTCAAATAAATAATGGAGTTTTTGTTTGtgtataaaatttataatataataataagttgtaagtaattgattaataatttaataataaaatatagaaAGTAGGCAAGAAAATGAAGAATTTTGTGTTGGTGTGTGTGGATGCTGGATAGGTAAGCAATTTGGCAATTTGCAAAAGGGAAAAAGATAGCTTTTGAGGAGTCCCATAACCACGAACATTTTTATCTATTGCTCAATTTTTGTATATCTTTAATAATTTGTGTACCATAGTTTGTAGATTTGTAGTTTCCTCTCTGAAATAAGGTTGACTCTTGTGTTTGAACCTTACCCGAAGGAGTTATACCACACTCGATGCTCgtatatgtgatgccccgtacaaaatcatcgtgtacgaatcatcaacaacaggatcattacgaggttaagtactatatgcgttttcaaaaagagtttgcattcaataataaagtgatctttaaaccaacatcgaatgttttacaatccaaaagcatgcttcactaagtagaagcaaataataagtgtatgtgaccacaatggtagttacaagtcatagttcaaaagtacaaaagttatgaatgcaaaagtaaacattcatgcaggacatctctagagcagcgggtgtctacagcatgactagtacacagcggaagctaacctcaagcacctgagaaaaacatgcttaaaaacgtcaacacaaaggttggtgagctatagtttaagtataacagtatgtaaggtaggccacgagatttcagtgctacaaagagcgtttcaaaacagtatgataaagtatatgttaaccgtgggcacttggtaactaacttaacgtttataccccctgaaagtacacttggcaagtgcgtatgtctacgaagtattaaacactcgttaaatgctagcgctactagcccgagtggggatgtcaaaccctatggatccatatctaagattcgcgttcacggttcaaaaaccaatgattaaacgttaccgagctaaagggaatgtttatgtcgttgtataacccacgcatatataagtttaagtactcgtgcctagtatgtaaaacataaaatccgcttgtattctcagttcccaaaataagttaaagtaaaaagggaatgctataactcacaatgataatgtagtcgtaaagtcagttcggaaaaggtgtgcaagtaatcggtccgaaggtcctcaacctaaggcaaatagtactaagtcagtaaatcgtcttaataggtttaaaagtatgtaaataaggtcttaagggtcatcatcattcatcatttaacaaaaggggtaatgtaggtttcgttcatgaaggtagtttacaacaaaggctgacttcagtcagtcaccacggcctctacccttactgaattaaggtgagaccagtggccatggctccgtatatgagtcccttaagtgtggtaaaatttacagaagcaaactcgtcttcgtttgaccgtggcgacagtctaagtgcgagtaggtcagaaatttctgcacaacgttaaaggacatagtgacgatcggagggccataaatcctaaaccataactcggattaagacgagtcctatatgaaaagttatctactagaaaagttatatctaaaaatcatggtctcagtagcccaggtctactggtctgttacagaaacagcaggtcagtagggtttggacagaaatagtaagtttaagtgagtttcggtggtcttggtgcttgatgttcatcatggttctcatccttgatgcataaagcttcaagtgtacaactcattgatgtatctacatcatcttaaccaagtcttgaccatcataaccctagtgcaagtctaagacatgaagcacaactcacttaagagttgcatgtagtttgatgaaccaaagttacatcaaagtcttaggtttgacacttacatgaactataatagaaatattgaactctaaacttgaaaataaactaactaatcaagatcttaaggcgtagaacatggttcttagttagatcttgaagatccaagacccaaaagtctagatcaagcataagtatacaaagttatatttaaagaaaacttatttgtgtgttcttgaactttcaaggttgacttttagttcaagattaatgagatcaagactaacttgtagtacttgaccatttaaactaattacataaaattaaagtgcaagaagtaaactaagtaaacatgtaatttgttcatggttgttcatactttaaagattcaaaccaaagtttgatctttaagaaagtaaacttttaaagtttactaacatgagttacaagtatgagtttatcaacacatgaacataaagcttttaaaaataacaaatgtagaacataacttgaaagtatatgttcttgttgttcttgttttaacaagataaaatgaagaatcaaactaacaagtttgattcttgaaagctagtaagtaagtaacaacaacaaagtaatcaaactacaagtaacaaaagatgaatcaaacaaagaatgatgatgattatgcatGTATGAATTCGGTTTTagcaagaagaaaagaagaaagagttgtctcaagttacttacaagaaagaaagaaaccttgagagaaaggagagtaaaaatgaaagcaagtaaaagtgtgtgagatgaatgaggtttactagtgaacaagtaatgtaaaaaaaaagtttttaatcCCTTTGTGCACCACCCAAAGTCACGGTTTTACAGCAGAAAAAAGGGAGGGGAGAGTTGTTTTGTGGTTACTAGTATGAagttgtccttaaaggtggttaatggatggccatgcatggggattagaTGATAACTAGATTCCATGTAACATAACCAATTTAGTTTAAATTCAAAGTAATACTTACATACATAAATGGGCTAACTAACtcctttaagatgtagggtgggctctttaagtccactaacattaaataaaacccaagtttcaagtagtaacaagttaatccaattaaaagtccattaacactactaaaggcccaagtaattaactaataaccatagttaattaaaatgattaataaaactaatcatgaatgtaaataatactctaaaaatattattcgtgaagtttcgggtgtcacaaagacgtttcgggcacttaaaagtcaagtatagtgtatcatggcaacatgtaaatgtaataatatacatttgtttaatcacacgtattaataataataattattaataaataaacgttggaaaatccagggtcgttacattacccacctgttaaagaaaatttcgtcccgaaattttaagctgaggtagatggaggagtcgggaaaaggtgaggatacttccgcatcatttgatcctctcactcccaagtaaactcaggtcctcgtttggcattccatcgtactcggacgatcggaatcttgttacatttcaaagttttgatctcacgatccataatttcaacaggttcttccacaaagtgaagtttgtcgtcaattgtaagttcttccagtggtatgataagttccggtgccacaaggcacttcttcaagtttgacacatggaaggtaggatgaactgagctcaattgtgctggtaaatccaaacggtatgcaacgggtccaacacgttccaagatttcaaaaggaccaatgtatcatgggtttaactttccacgttttccaaaacggatcacacctttccaaggtgcaacctttaacattacacgatcaccaacgttgaattcaaagtctttacgtttaagatcggcataactcttttggcgatcacgggcaatcttaagtctagcttggatctgagcaatcttctccgtcgtttcgtggactacctcgggtccggtgatttgcttttcgcctacttcggcccaacaaataggagatcggcacttacggccatacaatgcttcaaaaggtgcagcattaatgctagagtgataactgttgttgtacgagaattcggcgagtggcaaatgcctttcccaggcctttccaaaatcaataacacatgcacgcaacatgtcctccaaggtctgaatcattcgttcactttgctcgtcagtctgaggatgataagcagtactcatgtcaagacgggttcccatggcttcttgcaaagaacgccaaaatctagaagcaaaacggggatcgcgatcggagatgattgataaaggtacaccatgacgagatacaacctccttgatgtaaagttgagcaagtctctccattgtatcagtttccttcatcgctaggaagtgtgcagatttggtaaggcggtcaacaataacccaaatagtatcgtatccgcccaccgtctttggtagcttggtaatgaaatccatcgttatcctttcccacttccattgtgggatttccggttgttgaagcaacccagaaggtctctgatgctcggctttaaccttcgagcaagtcaaacacttaccaacataagtcgcaacgtccttcttaagatttggccaccaatattgttctttaaggtcgtggtacatcttgcctactccaggatgaatcgaatatcttaatttgtgtgcttcatcaagtatcaagtttcgtagatctccataaagaggtacccaaattcttccggcataacatcggagtctagactccctaacctcaaatcaagagacaagtatgttcaaatgttcgtgagatatattctcctccttgagagcctcatcatgggctactctgatctggctgttgaggttcgaatggatggtgatgttcagagccctaatacGAAGAGGTgctgtcctctcctttcggcttaaagcgttagctacaacattggccttgccagggtgataacggagttcacaatcgtagtcgttgagcgtctcaatccatcgacgctgtctcatattcagttgcttctaatcgaagatgtgctggagactcttgtgatcggtgaagatagtgctcttagttccatacaaataatgtctctacaatttgagcgcaaagacaacggctccaagttcaagatcgtgagtagtgtagttccgttcgtgaatcttcaattgtcgagaagcataggcaataacctttaatcgttgcatcagtacacaaccaaaaccactcttcgatgcatcacaataaacaacaaagtcgtcactgccttcgggaagtgataggataggtgcggaggttaacttcttcttcaaagtttgaaatgctgattcgtgtgcgggttcccaaatgaacttcttgcccttgtgagtcagcgcggtcaaaggacgcgcaatcagagaaaattcttcgatgaatcttcggtagtaaccggcgagacctaggaattggcgaatatgagtcggagtagtgggggtctcccacttgctgatagcttcaatcttggcgggatcaactttgataccctgatcgctcacaacatgacccagaaattgtacttctttcaaccaaaattcgcacttggagaatttggcgtaaagttgctcttgtcttaagagttcaagcactaatcggaggtgttgctcatgttcttcttcgctcttagagtagatgaggatatcatctatgaagacgataacaaacttatctaagtacgacttgcagacacgattcataaggtccatgaacacggcaggtgcatttgtcaaaccgaatggcatcacgagaaactcataatgaccataatgagttctgaacgcagttttcatcacgtcactttccttcaccctcaactggtgatgaccggatcgcaaatcaatctttgagtagacactcgatccttgtagttgatcaaaaagatcgtcaattcgtagaagaggataccgattcttgattgtcaatttgttgagctcacggtagtcgatacacatacggaaggatccatccttcttctttacaaacaacacaggtgcgcccaaggtgagaagcttggttggataaattctcgatcaagtagttcttgtagttggctctgtaattcttgcatctcggaaggtgcgagtctataaggtgcgcgggctacaggtgcagctcctggcactaaatcaatctgaaactctactgctctctgcggcggcaatccaggcaattcctctgggaagacatcgaaaaattcgttcacaattcgaacgtcgttcactctcttcacctcagtttctaccgctttcacatgtgctaggacatcaaaacgtcccttcttcataatcttttgcgctttcacgcaactaatgaggttcaacttcgaggtacatctctctctatagataaccagtggttcgccatctccttatgGTATGCGAAgttctttatctccacagataatatcagcctttatcttactcaaccaatccataccaacgatcacgtcaaagcttcccagtttgataggtatcaaatcaatttcgaaatctgcaccagctatgttgataatagctccacgactaatatggtcaactttctcaagttttccattggcgacctcgacaagcatactctcttttaacgggactaatgaccaattaatcttatcgcaaaaatgtctatatacataacttctatccgcaccagtatcaaacaagacagaagctaaaagattgttgattgtgaatatacctgttaccaagtcggggttatcgcgtgcatcccttgcattaacattaaaagctctaccacgaggtggcccgccatcttttcgcttgtttgggcaagcatttctgaaatggcctgtctgcccgcattcgtagcacttcttaggtccattggtattcggcttcccattcaaagtggtgaccttgcagtcttttccgatatgcccagcccgttgacacttctcgcagacaacattgcaatacccagtgtggtgtttgtaacacctcttgcattgtggtaaggttcccttgtagttcgggttagagttggtgttgttgttggggttggggtttccaccgttgttgtgcctcttggcgggggtatgGTCAtaagttctccccctgttgttgtggtggttgttattgttgtggttgttgtggttgttgtcccatttcctcttttcgctactaccagcctcaaacttagccttctctggctcatcaacaagaatctgattcatgaaggtatgcgccatgcgcattgcttcgggaacatttggtggtttggacgatgtgacgtttcctttgatggacttagggagtccccagaaatatctctccatacgcttgaattccggggtgaccattgtcggacacatatgggctagttccaaaaatctcatgttgtaaccatcaaggtcgttcccaacggcctttaactgcattaattcgatttccatcttctggatttcggttctcggacaatactcatcaatcatagccactttgaattcctcccatggcgtagcatacgcctcatcgatacctttcgcttgagctaacgtgttccaccacgttagcgcgccgtcagatagcgtgcacgaagcaaacttggtcttgttgtcctccgaacagttgctaactcgaaatactgattcaagtttctcgaaccatctggtgagaccaaccggtccctcggttccactgaagttatgcggtttgcagctctggaattccttgtaagtacacccatttcgaacgggtgggataaccggtggtggtggcggtggagcttggagatttctttctgctagggctgcggctgcacgttcttggatcatctcttcaatttgagcagcagtaggtgtgaatcgaccgttagccatgatgttctaaacaaaaattttgactcaagtcaaaattcagtatgcaaatagtaataatgcagtatatagtaaccaacatggaatcaaaacatcgcatgttattaaataacgcatctaggtacaaataccacagaatcatcgtacagtaatgtaaatagaacatcgtgcaagaattaaataactcaaagttccattaataataataagttccatacatctgagtaagtccgtacaatacatgaataatacaacagctacaactagattacatcatgaaatctaatacaaaagtcctacggtgaaggtgggtgtaggatgtctaaaacctgagccaactgctcctcgagctcagtaacctgagctcggaggattcccacctcccttgtcaattcctcgacagtgggagttggtggggcaggcggtgctggtggtgcaggtggtgtcggtggtgcagatggtgccggtggtgcaggtggtgcagcccTCACGAAACGAGGTTCAGATGTCccagctccagaaatagtcagcacgtaatgaggtgccttacgtatgagtgggtcggcagggtacggcacaagccgcttacgggcagtaaccctccgacgccgaccaaaagcgtcagtgaaagcacgacctccattcacccctggaataacggtgccatcaggacggtaccgcttcttcggcggggtggagggtgcctgtataggtatatcagcagggtcctcgtcgtcactggagtcatccgaagagggatcatctgatggagcatcagtggaagacccgtcgtctgaatcgtgtggtggcgacacgggtggctcaactggcagtccgaaggcagccaacatctgtctgtgtctgcctggcagaatcggcactaaacgtccgtcgggagtgcgtcggcaaggcttgcgcatatggttacgaaatggcccttccccaaactccgcgggaatctcaatcccaccgatgcggggctgtgaccccgagggtc includes these proteins:
- the LOC139851343 gene encoding protein NLP5-like, with the protein product MDDIGFSPNNMFGNPAESMMDFDYMDELLLDGCWLQASDGSEFINNINNNIPIFDPLFPWPTLGLNNIPHLPEDVQEERAKSSNVNNISVSQSQTEDGSKTDYSKSVGFQNQSGNFLENSETNQTWWIPPSMKISVRDRLIHAIENIKHSTLHKNMLIQIWLPENREGKKVLSTSDKLFSLGPDCPQLSNYRNISKGFHFAAEGDSKHIVGLPGRVFMDKVPEWTPDVRFFKTEEYPRVGHAQQFDVRGSVAVPIFDQDSQSCIGVIEVVMTTQKTNYTPEIEGVCKALEAVDLRSSESASAQKFKVSDGLYEAALPEILEILKSACKTHGLPLAQTWVPCIQQGKGGCRHSDANLIDCISTVDDACYVHDSRFKEFQEACSEHHLLKGQGAVGTAFKTNQPCYLPDVKMKTKTEYPLSHHARIFGLCGVVAIRLRNTYTGNIDYVLEFFLPVDCKDQEKQKSLLNSLSVVIQNVGRNLRIVTDKELLEEGLTVSASVEKVLKVEEIVTEQSVDLIDKQVNDSGSGEGNLGNSFNDGIKRPERRRGGSKTEKTITLEMLRQYFAGSLKDAAKHLGVCPTTLKRICRQHGIQRWPSRKIKKVGHSLQKIQLVMDSVHGAPGSFQIESFYTNFPNLASPDQKTSSVSPLKLQMIDSNVFEGVTKSLSPSCSQTSSSGHSSSSGTHLYPHPHTPTGADIRKNVLKRTRSDAEVHVSIYSRDKDRDTDQEPEQKVFQRSHSHKLLTEFPTTSALPPKARDENVQRVKVTYGEEKIRFRLQKDGGYSQLLEEIAKRFSINNIHEFHLKYFDDDSEWVLLTCDADLEECIDVYRSCKSGTIRLALLEPHQVGGSLGSNVFL